The following proteins are encoded in a genomic region of Phytoactinopolyspora mesophila:
- a CDS encoding DUF1330 domain-containing protein, with amino-acid sequence MTEYVNPGSEKKTPAYGIAHLHDVQLGDGIVEYLRGIDATLQPFGGRFVIHGGVPTVLEGDWTGDLIVIEFPDRENALAWYRSEAYQKILPLRLANSTGTAVIIDGVDADHVATDVLG; translated from the coding sequence ATGACTGAGTACGTGAACCCGGGCAGCGAGAAGAAGACGCCTGCCTACGGGATAGCGCATCTGCACGACGTACAACTCGGCGACGGCATTGTCGAGTACTTGCGCGGGATAGACGCCACGCTGCAGCCGTTCGGCGGACGTTTCGTGATTCACGGCGGCGTCCCGACCGTGCTGGAAGGAGACTGGACCGGCGACCTCATCGTCATCGAGTTCCCGGATCGGGAGAATGCGCTGGCCTGGTACCGGTCCGAGGCGTATCAGAAGATCCTGCCGCTACGCCTCGCGAACTCCACGGGTACGGCGGTGATCATCGACGGTGTTGACGCGGATCACGTTGCCACCGACGTCCTCGGC